The following is a genomic window from Actinomycetota bacterium.
TGGTCGGGGCGCGTAGATCGAGATTTTCGATACTCTTTAAAACGAAAGGAGGTGGAACATTTGAAAAAGCTAGCTTTTCTAATTGTGCTGGTAGTCGCTTTCGCTCTGATGGGCGGGGTAGCTTTAGCTGAGACACCGCACGGACCGTTCGACACCAACACCGCGGTATGCGGCGCCTGTCACAGGGCCCACACTTCAACCGCCGAGTACCTTCTGGCTACTCCGCGGGTGACCACGTTGTGTATTGGTTGTCACGATGGTACGGGCGCGGACACTGATGTCATCAATGGTGTCTACGTCGTTGGGGGCACGGAGACCGGGCCTTCGGGAACCGGCTATAACCATGCTGACTGGGGCGCGCAGGCTTCACCGCTTTTGGGTGGTGGATTTAACCAGATCCTGGCCGGCGTTGGCGCTTCCAACACTACGTCAAGGCACATGCAGCCGACCGCGATCGACGTCGCGAAGACCACGTTCCCGATTCAGTGGGGCGTGGGCACGACTGGACCAGGGGCCAGCAAGTTGTTCCTGGACTGCGTTGACTGCCATATGCCTCACCGTAGCCCGAACTACCGGATGCTGCGCGTCAAGCCGACCGGCTATAATGGCGCTAACTTGAGCGTACCGGAGGTAACGGGACGCATCGTCTCCAGCGTAGGCGCTTACAATCCGGTTTCAATGCCGGGCCGTCGCTATACTGAGGACAGCGGTATGTTCAACTATACGATCACCGCGACACAGTCGATCAGCAAGTGGTGCGGCACGGGCTGCCACGATTACTACTATCGGAGCGCAGTCCGCAACGATAACGGCCACATCGTCACCGGGGCTTCACCGTCCATGCAGACCAGGACGGTTGAGACCTACACTGCCAATACGACGAGCATTCACGTCCCGGACGCGAGTCTAGTCCCGGTAGGTAAAAGGATCAGGATTTCCGGGCAGTGGCTTAACGTAACGGTTTCAAACACCGGCACGGACATTCTGACCGTGAACCCGGCTCTTACCGTTTCGGGTACGCTGTTCGCGGGCGCTGTGATTTCGATCGAGGGCGCTGGAATGGAGGTCTACTACGACTTCAACGGCGATCAGGTTGCCGATCCGGGCTTCATGCACGCGATCGACGTCGACCTGGCGTATTGGCCGCGGAACCTGGGCACCTCGGCGACGAAGCAGAACCTCGCTCCTAACCTTGGCACCAGCCCGAACAGGCGTTACGCTAACACGATGCCTGTAGCGGACACCGGCGCGACGCCAGGCGCTTACGACGAGTCAGACAGCTTAACCTGTCTGACTTGCCACAGGGCGCACGGTACGGACGCACCGATGGCGTCTGGAGCCGCGTTGCCCGCAAGGCAACTCGGCGGACAGGGCGTTGCTTCAGTTAACGCTCCGTCAGGCGCGACAGTCGCCACCAACGGCAGCATGCTGCTGAGGTTGGAGAACCGCGCAATCTGCCAGCAGTGTCACGAGATGCCGACCGGCTTCTAGGAGCCGTAAGCATATCAGCACTTGAGGTAATTAACGGGAACCGATCCCGCAACATGAATAAAAAAATGAGGGGGCTTCGGCCCCCTCATTTTTTGTTATACTAAAGCTCATGGACTTACAGCTCATCAGGAATTTCTGCATCGTCGCCCACGTGGACCACGGCAAGTCCACACTCGCCGACCGATTGATGGAAAAGACGCATCTTTTTCCGGAAGGCCGGCACGTGGAATTGTACCTGGACAAGATGGACCTTGAGAAAGAACGGGGGATCACTATCAAGGCCCAGTCGGTCAGGCTCACCTACGGGGCGCGAGACGGAAAGACCTATACGTTGAATCTCATAGACACGCCGGGCCACGTAGATTTCTCCTACGAGGTGTCGCGCAGCCTGGCCGCTTGCGAAGGCGCCGTCCTGCTGGTCGACGCGACGCAGGGGGTGCAGGCGCAGACCGTCGCCAACACGCATCTGGCCGACAACGCCGGGTTGACGTTGATTCCGGTCATAAACAAGATCGACATGCCGAACGCCGACCCGGTTGTCGTCAAGCAGGAGATAGAGCAGGCGCTGGGGCTGGACGCGTCGGACGCGCTGGAAGTAAGCGCGCGCACGGGAGACGGGGTGGACGAGCTTTTAGAGATGATTGTCGCGCAGGTACCGGCGCCGAGCGGGTGCCAGGGCGAACCCACGCGGGCGTTGATTTTCGACAGCATATACGACGCCTACCGCGGCGTCGTGGGCTTTGTCAGGGTGGTCGACGGGGAGTTGAAGCCGAAAATGAGAATCAAGATGATGGCGACCGGACAGACGGCTGAGATCGAGGAGGTAGGCGTGGTAGCGCCCGACAGGATATCCGTCGACTCGCTGCCGACAGGTACAGTCGGCTACGTGATAACGGGCGTCAAAGACGTCAGCTACATGAAGGTTGGCGACACGCTGACCGGCGCGAAAGAACCGGCGGAGAATCCGCTGGCAGGTTACCGGGACCCCAAACCGATGGTGTTCGCCGGCATGTACCCGACGGAGGGCGAGGAATACGGGAACCTCCGGGATGCCTTGATCAAACTAAAACTTAACGACGCGAGCCTGATATTCGAGCCGGAAAGCAGCCCGGCTCTGGGCTTCGGGTTCCGCTGCGGCTTTCTTGGCTTGCTGCACATGGAGATTGTTCAGGAGCGCCTGGAGCGGGAGTTCGGCGTTAGCCTGCTCGTAACCGCGCCGCACGTCAATTACCGCGTCTTTATGAAGAACGGGACCGACCGGATGATAAACAACCCGGGCGAGTT
Proteins encoded in this region:
- a CDS encoding cytochrome c3 family protein; protein product: MKKLAFLIVLVVAFALMGGVALAETPHGPFDTNTAVCGACHRAHTSTAEYLLATPRVTTLCIGCHDGTGADTDVINGVYVVGGTETGPSGTGYNHADWGAQASPLLGGGFNQILAGVGASNTTSRHMQPTAIDVAKTTFPIQWGVGTTGPGASKLFLDCVDCHMPHRSPNYRMLRVKPTGYNGANLSVPEVTGRIVSSVGAYNPVSMPGRRYTEDSGMFNYTITATQSISKWCGTGCHDYYYRSAVRNDNGHIVTGASPSMQTRTVETYTANTTSIHVPDASLVPVGKRIRISGQWLNVTVSNTGTDILTVNPALTVSGTLFAGAVISIEGAGMEVYYDFNGDQVADPGFMHAIDVDLAYWPRNLGTSATKQNLAPNLGTSPNRRYANTMPVADTGATPGAYDESDSLTCLTCHRAHGTDAPMASGAALPARQLGGQGVASVNAPSGATVATNGSMLLRLENRAICQQCHEMPTGF
- the lepA gene encoding translation elongation factor 4; its protein translation is MDLQLIRNFCIVAHVDHGKSTLADRLMEKTHLFPEGRHVELYLDKMDLEKERGITIKAQSVRLTYGARDGKTYTLNLIDTPGHVDFSYEVSRSLAACEGAVLLVDATQGVQAQTVANTHLADNAGLTLIPVINKIDMPNADPVVVKQEIEQALGLDASDALEVSARTGDGVDELLEMIVAQVPAPSGCQGEPTRALIFDSIYDAYRGVVGFVRVVDGELKPKMRIKMMATGQTAEIEEVGVVAPDRISVDSLPTGTVGYVITGVKDVSYMKVGDTLTGAKEPAENPLAGYRDPKPMVFAGMYPTEGEEYGNLRDALIKLKLNDASLIFEPESSPALGFGFRCGFLGLLHMEIVQERLEREFGVSLLVTAPHVNYRVFMKNGTDRMINNPGEFPVAGDIDKTEEPFVVATILAPAEFVGPVMELCQKRRGNLKNIAYISARTTELVYEFALAQVIKDFFNALKAVSKGYATYDYELTEYKKSDLVKVDILLAGTKVDALSMITYRDAAPYEGRKLAEKLKETISRQLFEVSIQAAIGGKIIARENVSALRKDVIAKLYGGDVTRKRKLLEKQKKGKKRMKTIGKVDIPQEAFLSLLKID